Proteins encoded by one window of Salmonirosea aquatica:
- a CDS encoding response regulator transcription factor, translating into MKLLLVEDEKHLADSILSYLRTEGYLCEWAADFGTASEKIALYAYDCALIDITLPGGNGLDLVRQFKAQDSAAGIIVISARNSLDDKIMGLDIGADDYLTKPFHLSELNARIKSLIRRRTFQGKQDIVFREITVKRDSLDVFVNMESVVLTKKELDLLLYFIANQNRVLTKESIAEHLWGEQADSLDSLDFIYTHIKNLRKKLVEKECPDYIHSVYGMGYKFTQPT; encoded by the coding sequence ATGAAACTCCTCCTCGTAGAAGATGAAAAACACCTCGCAGATTCCATCCTTAGCTATCTGCGGACGGAGGGGTACCTCTGCGAATGGGCGGCCGACTTTGGCACAGCTTCCGAGAAAATCGCCCTTTATGCCTACGACTGCGCCCTGATCGACATAACGCTGCCTGGCGGCAACGGCCTGGATCTGGTACGGCAGTTCAAGGCGCAGGACTCGGCAGCGGGTATAATTGTTATTTCGGCGCGAAATTCGCTCGATGACAAGATTATGGGGCTGGACATCGGGGCCGACGACTACCTGACCAAGCCTTTCCATCTCTCAGAACTCAACGCCCGTATCAAGTCACTCATCCGCAGGCGTACCTTTCAGGGGAAACAGGACATCGTTTTCCGGGAGATTACCGTAAAGCGGGATTCGCTGGATGTCTTCGTCAATATGGAGAGTGTTGTTTTAACCAAAAAAGAACTGGATCTGCTATTGTATTTCATTGCCAACCAGAACCGGGTACTTACCAAAGAATCCATCGCCGAGCATCTGTGGGGCGAACAGGCCGACTCGCTTGACTCCCTGGACTTTATCTACACCCACATCAAAAATCTGCGTAAAAAGCTGGTTGAAAAAGAGTGTCCTGATTATATCCATTCGGTAT
- a CDS encoding carboxypeptidase-like regulatory domain-containing protein: MRLLLFTSFFLLSFLAGQAQIIEQGQVSGRIIDAGTQQPLPFAAVTVWTKTGADSSLAGGTQSDEAGNFTISHLPLVSLLVRASFVGYLPIQQTTVLSARQSTVDLGTLTLRTDATLLNEVKVKGEKDPLAMSTEKRVFNVAKNLTSIGGTAESLLRNVPAITLDENGNPSLRNMATTLYINGKPTQLTLAQIPANQIESVEVISNPSARYDASTSGGIVNLVLKKNRQPGYNGIASVSLGQNRRYDATANLDWRQGRWNVTALYSLNATQNPLTGYVHRTNRSADSGVPTGYFDQNTAIDLNNHFQNGRLAIDYNVNAHNLLTVGGTVAAGAYNSVSDQQYTYRDAAGNRTGSGSRHIDPQNNFTNLGVPWIGNIVLPAKRKN, translated from the coding sequence ATGCGCCTATTACTTTTTACTTCTTTTTTTCTGCTCAGCTTTTTGGCTGGCCAGGCCCAGATTATTGAACAAGGTCAGGTGAGTGGGCGCATTATAGACGCCGGTACCCAGCAACCACTACCCTTCGCGGCTGTGACTGTCTGGACCAAAACGGGGGCCGACAGTAGCCTGGCCGGGGGCACCCAGAGCGACGAAGCCGGGAATTTTACGATCAGCCACCTGCCCCTTGTGTCGCTGCTGGTACGGGCTTCGTTCGTAGGGTACCTGCCGATTCAGCAAACCACTGTTCTGTCTGCCCGCCAGTCTACTGTGGATTTGGGAACGCTTACGTTGCGGACTGACGCCACGCTCCTTAACGAAGTAAAAGTGAAGGGCGAGAAAGATCCTTTGGCTATGAGTACCGAGAAGCGCGTGTTCAATGTGGCCAAAAACCTGACCAGCATTGGCGGCACGGCCGAATCGCTGCTACGGAATGTCCCGGCGATTACGCTTGATGAGAATGGTAATCCCAGCCTGCGCAACATGGCGACCACACTCTATATCAATGGAAAGCCGACGCAACTGACCCTTGCCCAGATTCCGGCCAATCAGATTGAATCCGTCGAGGTCATCAGTAATCCATCGGCGCGCTATGACGCCTCCACCTCGGGCGGCATTGTGAATCTGGTACTGAAGAAAAACCGGCAGCCGGGTTACAATGGCATCGCCAGTGTGAGCCTGGGTCAAAATCGACGCTACGATGCCACCGCTAACCTTGACTGGCGGCAGGGCCGCTGGAATGTGACGGCACTATACAGCCTGAATGCTACCCAAAATCCGCTTACGGGTTACGTTCACCGAACCAATCGCAGCGCCGACTCCGGGGTACCTACCGGCTATTTTGATCAGAATACCGCCATCGACTTGAACAACCACTTCCAGAACGGTCGTTTGGCTATAGACTACAACGTCAATGCCCATAACCTGCTGACGGTAGGCGGAACGGTAGCCGCCGGGGCTTACAATTCGGTTTCGGATCAGCAGTATACCTACCGCGATGCCGCCGGAAACCGCACGGGCAGCGGCAGCCGGCACATCGACCCGCAGAATAATTTTACCAACCTGGGGGTACCCTGGATTGGAAACATAGTTTTGCCCGCAAAAAGGAAGAATTGA